From the Brassica napus cultivar Da-Ae chromosome A8, Da-Ae, whole genome shotgun sequence genome, one window contains:
- the LOC106416268 gene encoding probable inorganic phosphate transporter 1-8, with translation MPIKVLSSLDAARIQWYHFKAIIVAGMGLFTDAYDLFCIAPVMKMISHVYYHGDSINTAVLSTSYAIALLGTATGQLVFGYLGDRVGRRRVYGLCLVIMVISSFGCGFSVCTTRRSCVMVSLGFFRFILGLGIGGDYPLSATIMSEFANKRTRGAFIAAVFSMQGLGILVSSAVTMAVCVAFKRGGGGGLEEEVVPPEADVAWRLILMIGALPAALTFYWRMLMPETARYTALVENNIVQAAKDMERVMSITDDISDETTTETPPPPPPLPPSYTLFSLRFLRLHGRDLFAASVNWFLVDVVFYTSNLLLSQIFSHYSDIPSSSTAENVYDAAFRVAELGAIIAACSTIPGYWFTVYFIDKIGRVKIQIMGFFFMAVVYLVAGIPYTWYWSKHEQTKKGFMVLYGLVFFFSNFGPNTTTFIIPAELFPARFRSTCHGISGAAGKLGAIVGTVGFLWATKKADDGDDMNKVYPDVNRMRAAFLILGGVCIAGIFVTYFFTKETMGRSLEENEHEQERVNNDESEDEPQNVGRQSSASTLLQTQ, from the exons atgcCAATAAAGGTATTGTCATCCCTCGACGCAGCTCGAATACAATGGTACCATTTCAAAGCCATCATAGTCGCAGGCATGGGACTATTCACCGACGCTTACGACCTCTTCTGCATCGCGCCCGTCATGAAAATGATCAGCCACGTTTACTACCACGGCGACTCCATCAACACGGCCGTTCTCTCCACCTCTTACGCCATCGCTCTCCTCGGGACAGCGACTGGTCAACTCGTGTTCGGTTACCTCGGCGACCGGGTCGGTCGTCGCCGAGTCTACGGCCTTTGTCTCGTCATCATGGTCATAAGCTCCTTCGGTTGTGGCTTCTCTGTGTGCACCACTCGTAGGTCTTGCGTTATGGTTAGTCTCGGTTTCTTCCGGTTTATTCTCGGTTTGGGTATCGGTGGTGATTATCCTCTCTCGGCTACCATTATGTCTGAGTTTGCTAATAAGAGGACGCGTGGCGCGTTTATAGCTGCGGTGTTTTCGATGCAAGGGTTGGGGATTCTTGTGAGCTCAGCCGTGACGATGGCTGTTTGCGTGGCGTTTAAAAGAGGTGGCGGCGGTGGTTTGGAGGAGGAGGTTGTGCCGCCTGAAGCTGACGTGGCGTGGAGGCTTATACTAATGATAGGTGCTCTTCCCGCTGCATTGACGTTTTACTGGCGAATGCTGATGCCTGAGACCGCAAG ATACACAGCACTTGTGGAAAACAACATTGTCCAAGCAGCAAAAGACATGGAGAGAGTAATGTCAATAACTGATGATATCTCTGATGAAACAACGACGGAgacaccacctcctcctcctcctttgcCGCCTTCATACACACTCTTCTCCCTTCGCTTCCTCCGCCTCCACGGCCGCGACCTCTTTGCCGCATCTGTTAATTGGTTCCTAGTAGACGTTGTTTTCTACACAAGCAACCTCCTCCTCTCCCAaatcttcagtcactactcggATATACCTTCTTCCTCCACCGCTGAGAATGTCTACGACGCAGCCTTCAGAGTGGCGGAACTAGGAGCCATCATAGCCGCTTGCTCCACCATCCCCGGTTATTGGTTCACAGTTTACTTCATCGACAAGATAGGTCGTGTTAAGATCCAGATAATGGGGTTTTTCTTCATGGCCGTTGTGTATTTGGTCGCAGGGATACCGTACACGTGGTACTGGTCAAAGCATGAGCAGACCAAGAAAGGCTTTATGGTTCTCTACGGTTTGGTTTTTTTCTTTAGTAACTTTGGTCCCAACACTACAACTTTTATCATCCCCGCAGAGCTTTTCCCGGCTAGGTTTAGGTCGACATGTCACGGGATATCTGGAGCCGCGGGTAAGCTTGGGGCTATTGTGGGCACTGTTGGGTTCTTGTGGGCTACGAAGAAGGCAGACGATGGCGATGATATGAACAAGGTTTATCCCGATGTGAACCGTATGAGAGCTGCGTTCTTGATTCTTGGTGGAGTTTGCATTGCGGGCATCTTTGTGACTTACTTCTTCACCAAGGAAACTATGGGAAGATCGTTAGAGGAGAATGAGCACGAACAAGAACGAGTTAACAATGATGAGAGCGAAGATGAGCCACAGAATGTTGGCAGGCAATCCTCGGCAAGCACTTTGCTTCAGACACAATAA